AAATACGACAAGAGGTATCACCCCAGGGATCCGGAGGAGATTGTCCACGATGCCGAGGCCATGGTGGGCCAGAAAAAGAGATACAACCTCATCCATGGCAACTGCGAACATTTCGCCACCAAGCTGCGGTATGGGATTTCAGAGAGCGAACAGGTGAGTCTGCCTTGAGCTCATGGGTTCAACTTGGCCCCAAATCAAAGCCCGGTTGCATTTCCCAACGAGTCAAATCTGGCATaatctccaaaatctgaaatagtcCCTAGGCAAAGGATCTCAGAGTCTTAGTGGATCCCCAGCTGAACATGGGCCAACAGTATGATGTGGCAGTGAACAAAgctaatgtgattctaggctgcatccatatGAACATAGTTTCGATTGAGGGAAGACATAATCtccctgtattctgctttggacggatctcacctggaataatcctGTATCCGGTCCTGGGCAAAGTAATTCGGAAAGGAGATGGACAAGGTGGAAGGCGTCTGGGGAAGGGCAACCGAAATGGTCAAAGGTCAAGAATCCTTATGAGGAATGGCTCCAGGGGCTGAGGATGCTCAGCTTggaaagagaaggctgggagaaaggaacatgagagccatgtttaaatattggaaggGATGTTGCATTGAGGAaggaacaaacttgttttctgctgctccagagacatgGACACAAGAGAGTAACGGGTATaagttgcaggaaaagagattccaacgaaacattaggaagaactttctatgGATGAGAGCTGCTTGACAATGGAAAATGCTGCCTCAGAGGGTGGTGAAATCTCCTCCTATGGAAATGTTTaaagcagaagctgggtggccatctgttgggagggattggattttgttcctgcctggcagaatggggttgggctggatggtccttagggtcccttccaattctaggatttgcAGTCGCCTTCTCAGGAGGCTTTCTAaccagaggccagatggccatctgttgggaaggtttgaactgtgtcttcctgcttgactaataataaaagaataataataaactttatttataccccgctaccatctcctgagggACTAGGTGcgtcttacatgaggccgagcccatcaatgataaagcaataacaacaataaatacagacaataaaataaaactcataacaaaaataaacaataaacaatagcagtaacacaacaacatttaaaacctatggctgggccaaatgtaataattaaaatttaaacataatgctgagcatgaacagatgaaatatgaactaggatagagttttcagagagggatgggcgtGCAGATACTCCTAgatcaatagtaaagtgcatttcgaggacatattgctgggagtttccttattctaggaaggcacactggaacaaccacgttttcaggctcctcctaaagactgccagagttggggcatgcctgatgtccttggggagttccagagtcgaggggccaccaccgagacagccctctccctcatccccaccaatcgcgcctgcaatagaggtgggagcatgagcagggcctccccagatgattgaagggatcgtgtgggttcgtacacagagatgcggtcactcaggtaggcaggttccaaaccgttcagggctttgtaggtaagaacctgcaccttgaattgagaccagaaaatgaacggcagccagtggagctccttaaacaggagggttgaccgctttctgtaaggagcaccagttaacaacctggcagcctcccgttgaaccaattgaaatttccgggccgttttcaagggcagccccacgtagagtgcattacaggaggtgactaaggcatggaccaccctggccagatccgccttcatggggttgggctggatgggtcccttccaattctaagatttGCAGttaccttctctggaggttttctaACCAGAGGCCAGatgatcatctgttgggagggtttgaactgtgtcttcctgcctgaatgaatggggttggactggatggtccttggggtcccttccaattctaggatttggagtctccttttctggaggcttttaaagcagaggctggatggccacctgtcagaagGGTTTAAATTGTGTCTTTCTATTTGGTAGAAGGGGTTgtttaagtttttaaaagttctttttaggtttattgtattgttgaatgtgtttatcttgatgtattgtctgtatggttttctttctggcaattgaatgttttgccttccATGTTGGAAACAGccccgagtcccttaggggagatacgGCGGTATacatataaagtatattattattattattattattattattattattattattattattagaaacacaacaagatgggtccatagcaaacaagatcactttgctggctcttgtcttggatcacatgtcggacacttcccaagtgtctaggactgtctgatgtataataatacgtgcagatcccagtaaggtggccttctgcagctgggggatagtaattttgtcagtgccgattgtgtttaagtgcaggccaaggtctttaggcactgcacccagtgtgccgatcaccactgggaccaccaccattattattattattattattattattattattattattattatgagcctTAGGGTGTTTTCCAATGCTGTATTCTATGCCCTATACTTACCACTCTAGAGTATCATCATCAGGGTGCTCTCTCTTCCTCAAATTTAAAAGCAAAACTACATCtcacagcagaattcaaaatgcaggTGACCCACAGGCAACTgtgctctctttctttcccttacaGGCTGACTATGGCATCATTGGTGGATCAGCAGCTATAGCTGGAGTTGCTGGTGGAGGCCTGGGAGCAGCGATCGGGGCCATAGTGGGGGCAGTTCAAGACAGACAGAAGAGCATTCGCCCCTCTACTTCCGAGCTGCAGAGAGACCTGAGGATGCTCAGTGATGGCTTCAGCTCTCGAGACATCCTCACGCCCAACATAAATCTGAATCACGCTTTGGTTTCCAGACCTCACCACCACAATGTTTAAAGCTGGAGAGAGCTGTTGAgtgaattaaaattaaattaaaattaaaagtgaattaaaaattaaaaaataaattaaaattaaaagtgaatttaaaattaaaagtgaataaaaaatcaaaattaaattaaaattaaaagtgaatTAAAAGTGACAAATGCATGACATTTATGGTCTGGGCTTCTCCTCTTTTATTTGTGATttgcttgggtacctggcattgcccaggttatttgaaaacgtccatattttttattttgcaaaaattATACCGTTGTGGGTGAActtcaactcacatcatgccaggttagccccctaaactccatcagtacatagtttgtcatgttgggcaagtttgcttagATGCAGCATCAGCAGGGTCCTCTGGCTacagagtaaactacaactcccactatggtgagtcagtcctctcaaacccacacagtatgttcagttggtcatggtggttctgtgtgccaagtttggtcccagtctaTTGTCCGTGATGGTCACAGTGTCTccaggtgtaggtgaactacaactcccactatggtgagtcagtcctctcaaacccccacagtatgttcagttggtcatggtgattctgtgtgccaagtttggtcccggtctATTGTCGGTGATGGTCACAGTgtttctgggtgtaggtgaactacaactcccactatggtgagccagTCCCCTCAATACCCTTCAGTATATTCAATTGGTCAtggtgtgtgccaagtttggtcccagtctaTTGACAGTGATGATCACAGTGTCtccgggtgtaggtgaactacaactcccactatggtgagtcagtcccctcaataccctccagtatattcagttggtcatgggtgttctgtgtgccaagtttgattcaggccCCTCATTGGTCGGGGTCACTGTTTCTTTggttgtaggagaactacaactctcaaaactcaaggtcaatccctcccaaaccaatccagtaatcaaatttcggtgTATCAGGTATGCgtgtcaggtttggtccagatccatcgacttttgggttcacaatgctttttggatgtaggtgaactgcaactcccccaAATGAAGGTGAAttttctccaaagacctccagtatgatTTGATGGTCGTGAGggttttgtgtaccaagtttggtacaattcccaTTTTGGTGAGGTTCatagtgttctttgattgcaggtgaactataaatcctagtatctacaactccccccaaaacccaccaggaTTCCAATGTGGGCTTATCAGgtatgtgtgcaaagtttggtccagatccatcattgtttgggttcacagcgctctctggatgtagatgaattacAAGTCCTATAAatctctccaaagacctccagtattttctgttggtcatgggggatctgtgtgccaagttagttctggGTCCATTGTCGGTGAGATTCAgagttggtgaactatacatcccactacCAACAATTCCTATAAACcaaggtgaattcctcccaaacctctccaatatttttttgattgtcatggggtttttgtgtgccaaatgtggtccaggtccattgttggtgggagtcaCAGTAGTCTgtctgggtgcagggtgaactacaatatcTATCACGTTGAGTCAGtgccccaaaacccctccagtatgttcagttgctgatcaatccctctctgtgtgccataggaaagggtaggataGGGTTAacagagaggcagtgggcggggtcatgcaaataacacaccaatggagagagtcagaaacactgggatgtgaaggaaacacatcaaatctaggatgaaattgtccccgtatgaagaccttcacttgggtggtgggcagtattggtgaggacattggcagggcttgggagacatgttcatggtgttcgctgtaacctgcaatgtcctggGAGGGAGTGCTCttgtggctcctcagcactgtggtttaaagctgtttgtggaggtgggaagcCATCTGTGTaagtcaatggttcccaacctatatTTTCCATGggccccagatattttggccttcaactcccagaaatcctaacagctggtaaactggctgggattactgggagttgtaggccaaaacacctggggacccacaggttgagaaccactggtgtaagtggacacctctgccacatacatacatacacactttcaCTATGTGTAGAGGTGTAGAGAATTGCGTGTGTGCCTTCCTTGGAGGaggtgagtcaggatgcttccattgcatcgacaggacttgagtctcaggaccAGAGTGATGGACCCGGCTTtcctcctgtgtgatcagtctgttgaaaaagtcctcctggtttccatggcagatcATTGTCAAGaaagcctgagagcattcgactcattcctgcttctggaaagatgTGAGCAGCTGGGGGACCCAGTGACTGGATACCTTATGCAGGTGAAGATAGTTTTGGGTGATTTTTTCCATGGgccccacactcatcttgacattttgggctaggtggtgcATGGTTAcatggtgattttccaaaatggtgacctccacttacTGGATGATGTGTTcgtcaatagcagagtggggtcgtcCTGGAATTAGCGCTGTTTGCACCAAAGACCGACCATATTGGAATGGACGATGCCAGTCCTTGACTCCATCATacgatggggaatcctcaccatcaacctctttcatctcatcaagcATCTCCTTTGGTGTTCGGCCTTTCAAGGAAAGCAACTTGAGGGCTGCTCTgtcttccactgggtccattctcaaacctcacaccacttcagcacctggaCAATCAAGACCATGATCCGTTcggagttgtaaattggcatgtaacctatagagcagcggttctcaacctgggggtcgcaacccccagggaggtcgctgggccattttccaGGGGTCGCAAAGCCGCCTCGGTTGGGCACGCCACCTCTGcctctccaaaatggctgccgtcCCTGTACGAACCAAACAGCCAGGCGCTCCTGCAGTAAGCCCTACAGTAATCAAATGTCAGTATATCAGGAATATTTCGTCCACTTTAATTATTGTttaagttcaaaatgctcttggttggcaggggagctatacatcccagcaactcccaaatgccaaggtcttttttccccaaacctctccagtattttctgttcgtcatgggagttctgcatgccaaatttggttcaattgtattcttgctggagttcagaatgttcttggttagcaggggaactatacatcccagcaactccaaaatgtcaatatctattttccccacactccgcCAGTCTTCAAATTGGgtcatattgagaatttgtgcgaagttctgtccagatccattgtcatttgggttcacagtactctctggatgtaggtgaaccacatctcctgtaaatcactgtcaattcttcccaatcccctccagtattttctattggtcattggggttgtgtttgccaagtttggtccaggtctgtaacgCATGggagtctcagtggtctgtggaattcAGAGCTGCATtagttgaaggtactgcagatcccatcatctgttgtccatactcccccgaacgtattgtttttgtgattaatcactatgctttaattatgttcaatttgtgacaatgaaaatacatcatgcatattaaaatacttacattacaattcataacagtaccaaaattaccgttatgaagtagcaatggaaatatggttgggggtcaccacaacataaggaacttaatttaggggtcatggcataagaaaggttgagaaccactgctatagagacttatatcattacacatgtgcagtttcagcatcctgcgATAAAGAGTAGTAGGTCACGGGAAATCTTTCATGAACACCCCTCGTAACTCCCCATTAGGAACCTGTCTCCTACcttacgctgaagcaaagagcacagtatGTGGGGTGGAGCAGCCTTAAATCGCCTACAGTTCTGCCCCTCTCAACCATCCCCACCAAATCTGGTCTACTTCATGGGGGCCTTCAAATAACcctaccatcaccaccaccaccatgctTTAGgggctttgcctgccagttatgggtgggccaacttgattgcttccactatattaatcatttattttatttatttacagcttttatattctgcccttctcaccccgcaagggactcagggcggattacagtgtacacatatatggcaaacattcaatgccaattttgacatacaaacatatacagacatacacagaggctatttaactttttctggccgccaggggagctgtcgctttcatcgtccatctgcgacgctgatgaagcacttccgcattccccacatgcttccccgctggaatgctttgctggagtcttctttatggcctcataaatcagttaatttagcctccccacactttaaggtggtacctaattttccttcttgacagatgcaactgtatttcgggttgcaaaggtcgacaacaggctagacacaattggttggaaacccactccaacccgggctggcttcgaaatcatgaccttttggtcagagtgatcttaatgcagctgacactcagccagctgcgccacaatcccggtgcatactGCTATTGCTGTATGTAATGACAGTGTGACTAAATTGTGCTTGCAGTTCAGGAGGGACTCTAATTTTTACTTCTCATGGACTTCGCATaaggatttggttaactagttaaaattcatgagtaaaccaggttttttataAACCAGAAAATTTTCAggatgtcgggggggggggggggtaggattgaactccccccccccccccccccatggcttcAGACCTGTTCTCAGATCTCCACTGATTTCCAAGAAATCAGGCACAGAAGCCCCACCTCGAAGCCTGGTCTGTACCTCATTTCCTTTCCCTGAGAAAGCATTGTTTGACAAACAAACAGCAGAGTCGCATTTCCTTCTTGGTGAAAACTTCGTGGTAAGTCTCCCCTGCTTTGAAGTCTCTCTCTTTTGATTCTAGATACAGAATTTCCCTGAAGGAAAGATATATGACaatgtatagatatgtgtgtatatgtttggtgGGAGAAATCAGATTGTTTTAgtgtgtgttaggagcaacttgagaaactgccagtcgcttctgatgtgagaaaattagGCGCCTGCcagaacgttgcccaggagatgcctggatgttttaccatcctgtgggaggcttctctcatgtccctgcacgagaagctggagctgacagacaggagctcactctgctccctggattcgaaccaccgaccttttggtcagcagtcctgtcggcacaaggatttaacctattgcaccaccaggaaCTCAGATGACTAAAGTGTATAACTTCCAAATTCAGTTGTAAATGGGTGGGTGAATAGATGTTTTAGGGGATTGATATGTTGATGGATGCTCCATGGAGAGCGAAAAGCATTCTGTGTGTTTTAGGACCCTAACAGCATTCAgatttattgtattgttagtTCAGTTTTCGGTCTATCAAGTATTATTTATCTGGTACTGTTCCTAAT
The sequence above is a segment of the Anolis sagrei isolate rAnoSag1 chromosome Y, rAnoSag1.mat, whole genome shotgun sequence genome. Coding sequences within it:
- the LOC137095469 gene encoding phospholipase A and acyltransferase 3-like — encoded protein: MGQRQSDEEKAPEPGDLIEFSRGLYKHYAVAVDKDHVIHLTSADPERSSSNVSSTGGSKSEVKKERLSDVAGKDKYRIIRKYDKRYHPRDPEEIVHDAEAMVGQKKRYNLIHGNCEHFATKLRYGISESEQADYGIIGGSAAIAGVAGGGLGAAIGAIVGAVQDRQKSIRPSTSELQRDLRMLSDGFSSRDILTPNINLNHALVSRPHHHNV